Proteins found in one SAR324 cluster bacterium genomic segment:
- a CDS encoding alkaline phosphatase family protein, giving the protein MNSPLTVNGREYSWPQQPLVAVCIDGSQPEYIEEAIAGGHMPFTQKMLESGTDLRGQSVVPSFTNPNNLSIVTGVPPRVHGISGNFFLDPESGQEVMMNDPKFLRTGTLF; this is encoded by the coding sequence ATGAATTCACCACTAACTGTAAACGGTAGAGAATACTCCTGGCCCCAGCAACCGCTCGTGGCTGTCTGTATTGATGGGTCCCAACCGGAGTACATCGAAGAAGCGATCGCAGGGGGCCACATGCCCTTCACGCAAAAAATGCTGGAATCCGGTACGGACTTGCGTGGACAGAGTGTCGTCCCCAGCTTTACAAATCCGAATAATCTCTCGATTGTCACGGGCGTCCCACCGAGGGTTCACGGGATTTCTGGAAACTTCTTTCTGGATCCTGAATCTGGCCAAGAAGTGATGATGAATGATCCGAAGTTCCTGCGTACTGGGACACTTTTTCA